Proteins encoded together in one Xylanibacillus composti window:
- a CDS encoding FliH/SctL family protein: MSNLIKSFHYIPVDDKKMIESIAPAIVQRPAKTGAQAEDEPELSQEEQRKTEAWRNQVMQDAEALAEDTIQQARQEAEELRQAAKQEIAAWWEAKRAEDESATASAREQGYAEGYEQGKLEAEQRVLEQNRERIEEAAAILEAAVRMKQEIIQEAEPFLIELSSSIAEKIIGRQLTLTPEWTIEMIRKVLARRKDKGIVSLCVAPSQFAFIHGYKDELTLCIDSQAELEVLPDATVPEHGCVVRTAMGSLDARIDTQLSEVKHALVQLASAGGEMSGDGIDA; the protein is encoded by the coding sequence TTGTCTAATTTGATCAAATCCTTTCATTATATACCTGTAGACGACAAGAAAATGATTGAATCGATAGCGCCTGCTATTGTCCAGCGCCCCGCCAAAACCGGAGCGCAGGCAGAGGACGAGCCTGAGCTTTCGCAGGAAGAACAGCGCAAAACAGAAGCTTGGCGCAACCAAGTGATGCAAGACGCGGAAGCGCTGGCGGAAGACACGATTCAGCAGGCCAGACAAGAGGCCGAGGAGCTTCGCCAGGCCGCCAAGCAGGAAATCGCTGCTTGGTGGGAGGCGAAGCGAGCGGAAGATGAGTCGGCAACTGCTTCCGCGCGCGAACAAGGTTATGCAGAAGGGTACGAGCAAGGCAAGCTGGAAGCCGAGCAGCGAGTGCTGGAGCAAAATAGGGAGCGCATCGAGGAAGCGGCGGCTATATTGGAAGCGGCCGTACGCATGAAGCAGGAAATTATTCAAGAAGCAGAGCCGTTCCTGATTGAGCTCAGCAGCTCTATTGCCGAGAAGATTATAGGCCGGCAGCTGACGCTGACTCCGGAGTGGACCATTGAGATGATTCGCAAGGTGCTTGCTAGGCGCAAGGACAAGGGGATCGTCTCGCTATGTGTTGCTCCTTCCCAATTTGCTTTTATCCATGGGTACAAGGATGAACTGACCTTGTGCATCGACTCTCAAGCAGAATTGGAAGTGCTGCCTGATGCAACTGTACCGGAGCATGGCTGTGTCGTGCGCACCGCGATGGGCAGTCTCGATGCCCGTATTGACACGCAGTTAAGTGAAGTCAAGCACGCGTTGGTGCAGCTGGCATCAGCAGGCGGGGAGATGAGCGGCGATGGCATCGATGCCTGA